In the genome of Flavobacteriaceae bacterium YJPT1-3, the window CACATACATGTCAGTACGAAAAATTGCACTTCTTTTGCTCTTGACGGGGCTTCTTTATTCCTGTTCTACCAATGAGCCTAATGAGGAAACTAATCCGACCACTACTGTTAATTTACAACCCCTGGGCACTTCGGCCAATGAGCTGTTGAGTGCTGATGTCTTTAGTAGTATGACGGTGGAGATCGCCTATCCGGAGAATTTCAGACCCACCGAACAAACGCTATCCAATGTGCGCGATTTTCTGGAGTCCCATCTCAATAAACCGGGAGGTATTCAATTTGTAGAGACCGTCTTGGGAAATTTGGGGGATGGCACCAAGTACAGCATTGAGGAGATCCGTGAATTGGAAGCGCAGGAACGCACCCTATTCACCGAGGAAGATGATATTGCGGTTTGGTTGTTCTTTGCGAATGAGAGTTCAGCGAAAGATCAGGACAATTCAGTAGTACTGGGTACGGCGTATCAAAATACCTCCATTGTGATTTTCCAAAAGACCATTGAAAATATTACCAGTAACTCGACCAGACCGGTCAATAAGACCTTATTGGAAACCACCACCATCAATCATGAATTTGGTCACCTTTTGGGATTGGTCGATCTGGGCAGTGAACCCCAATCAGATCACGAAGACCAGGACAACCCACGGCACTGCGTCACCGAAGACTGCTTGATGTACTTCCAAACCGTAGCCAATGTGTTTCTGACCGATGCCTTTACCGAAGCGCCCGCTCTCGACGACTTTTGTCTGGCTGATCTGCGCGCCAATGGCGGTAAATAGCCTTAATTGGCCTTGTACACTTGCTGGCCGCCAACGTAGGTAGCAGAAACCGCTAAATTGGGAATGCGATCTTCAGGTACGGTCATGATGTCTTCCTCCATGATCACAAAATCAGCGAGTTTACCGACTTCAATGCTTCCTTTCTCCTGCTCCTCAAAGTTGGAGTAAGCGGCCCAAATGGTCATCCCTCGAAGGGTTTGTTCCCGGGTCAATTTTTGCTCCGGCTGAAATCCACCTTCCGGATACTGCTCTAAATCCTTTCGGGCCACAGAAGCATAAAAGGTGTGAAAAGGATTGACCCGCTCCACAGGGAAATCGGTTCCCAGAGCCACCAAACCGGCCTTTTCCAGTAAGGTTTGAAATGCATAGGCCCCTTGCATGCGCTCCTCACCCACTCGATCTTCGGCCCAGTACATATCACTGGTGGCATGCGTAGGCTGAATGGAAGGAATGATGCCCTGCTCGTAGTAATCGAAGTCTTCCATGCTGATGATCTGCGCGTGCTCTACGCGCCAACGGCGATCTTCCTGATCGCTGAGTACTTCCTCGTAGGCCCGAAGCACGGCGATATTGGCAGAATCTCCAATGGCGTGGGTATTCATCTGAAATTCACTGGCCGCTAGTCGTTGGGCCAGATCATTGATCTGTTCTATAGGCGTGACCATGGCCCCGTAGTGTCCGGGTTTATCGCTGTAAGGCTCCCGCATCGCAGCACCTCGCGAACCTAAGGCGCCATCTCCGTATACTTTGAAAGAGCGTACGTTCAATCGGTCGGTTTTAAATATTCCCTTATCGAGATAATAATCCCGGTCGGCCGGAGTGTTGCTGATCATGGCATACACGCGCATTTTTAAGTTTCCTGCCTGCTGCAAACTATCGATAAGCTCAATGGCCGGGCGGGACAATCCAGCGTCATCTACTGTGGTCAGGCCGTATTGAAAGCACAGCTGCTCCGCATCTTTGAGGGCTTGTATGGCGGTTTGCCGAGAAGTTTCAGGAATGACTTTACGCACCATCCCCATGGGATTATCCACCAGTATACCGGTAAGTATTCCATTCTCTTTTTCAATGGCGCCTCCTTCCACCTGGGTGGTTGCGTCGATCCCGGCCAGGTCCAAGGCTTTTTGATTGACGAGCATGGCGTGACCATCTACCCGGGTGATGGCCACTGGCGTGTCCGGAAAGAGCTCATCCAATTCCTTCTTCGTGGGAAACTCTTTGACCTCCCAATCGTTTTGATCCCAGCCCCGTCCGAGTATAAATTCGGGTTGACGTTCCTTACCAAACGCCACTAAAATGTCCAGGATCTCCTGAAAGCTTTGCGTTCCGGTGAGATCGGCGATCTGGAGCCCCAGACCCATGCGGTAGAAATGACAATGGGCATCGATCAATCCCGGGAGGACTGTTTTACCTTCCGCATTCATTATTTCAGAAGCTTCATAGGCCTCCAGGATTTCCGCATTGCTGCCTACGGCCACAAATTGACCGTCTTTAACTGCAAAGGCTTCCGCTTTCGCGAAAGCATCGTTGACGGTATAGACATTGGCATCGGTTACGATGAGATCTACCGACTCTTTAGACTGGCAGGAAAATAAAAGTACAGCAAGGCAAACGAGTGAAAGCAGGGTGTGTTTCATGAAGAAATTTTGCACTAAAATACAAAACCTCAGCACGCGTCCAACGCTTCAGAACGATCCGTATCTAAAAATCGAACTTATAGGTGGCACCGGCCATGGCCTGAATTCCCTGTACCGGGAAATTGACCCAGCGCTGATAATTATTGCCCAATACATTATTCACCCGGGCAAAGGCAGACAACTGATCGTTAAAGCGATATCCCGCATGCGCATTGATGTCAAAATAACTATCCAGGGTCACGTCTACCGGAAAAGGAGTCACGGTTGGACTACTCGTCGAGCGTTGATCGGGACGCTCCCCTACAAAAAACAGATTGGCCCCTGCAAACCAGTGTTCGGAGATCTGGTAATCAGCAAAGAGAGCCGCTTCTAAATCAGGTAAGTTCCAGGCCTCCTCCTGCTGATCAGTGCTGTAACTGTAGTAGGTACCGTTGATCCGCACTTTAAAATTGGCATTTACATCCACATTGAGTTCACCAAAGATGCTCGTCGTTTTCAGATCATCATAAACGAGCCCAAAAGAATTGCCGTATTGGTAGCCTTCGCTGGCATCAGCCGGCGTAAAACGGGGATTATTCTTAAAAAGACGCCGGTCGTTCTCCGAAGTATAACTTCCTCTCAGATTGTAGCTTACCTCATTGGAAACTTTTCCTTTGATCCCCACATACGCGTCATAGGCCTGGTCAGTAGGCTGGATCAACAAGATGGGGGAAACGAATGGATTCTCCTGTACCACATCGTAATAGCTGTTCTGCCGCAATTCACCCTCCAGTCCGGCATAGGCAATGAAATATTCTCCGGCCACCCGGTAGGAACCGGTGATGCGCGGATACAGGTTGAAGTTGGTGTTCTGCAACTCGATATCGTAGGAGACAAAAGCAGCGATCCCCAGGTTCACGGTCAGATCATCACGCAGAATGACCAGACTCGGATTCAATCCGGCATTTAAGAAGCCGTAGTTGATGCCTTGAGAATTGAAGTAATTGCGGTCAAATTCACCCTGTACATAGTCAATCACGAGTTTAGTTTGGATCAACTCTCCGGCTATGGGCAGTTCCAGTTGTGGAGTGGCGAAAGCCCGTAGTTCCGTGCTCGAGGTTGCATCCCCAAAATAACGCAGCTTCACCTGCCCTCCATCGAAAAATGAATCTTCCATTTCAAAATTGGCACCAACGGCTGCGGTATAATACTGCTGACGCGGTTCAATGTTGTTTAAGTCTTCCGCACTGAACAGGCTGGGATCTTCCAGGCCGTACCAGTTGTACAACTGATGCTGAAAATCAAGGTCACCTCTCCAGGTAAAATCCCGGTCTCTGGACGTATAATTTAAATTGAGGCTGGTGTCATAAAACTTGTCCTCCAACTCCACATCCTCAATATTGCCCTGAGAGGAGTTGTGATCCAGATAGATTCCAAAATTCTGGTTGCGATCAATCTGATAATTACTATAAAATTCCGCCAGTGCCGACGAGTACGTTCCAAAGGCCAGGGTTACATAATTATCAAAAAGCTTGACCGGTCTGGCCTTTTTCACGTTGGCCGCTTTGCCTTTGGCCGGAGTAAAGGTAGAAGCCACGGGAACGGAGAAAATACCGTAGGTTACCTGTTTTTTTGCCACATTGACGGAGTCATCTAATTGAGGCGTTGCCTTGATCTTGAAGGCATCGCTGATGCTGGGTGTATAGGGTTTGACAATATTGACCACTTCGGTATCCAGATCCTGCTCCTCTTGTGCGTAGGCGCTTAGAGCACCGGCGAATACAATAAGGCTAAGCAGGGACTTAAGAAGATTCTGATTCATAAGCTATTGAACTGTTGATTGATGATGTTAAACTGCTGGTTTGAATGTTGTTCGATCAGGGCATGAGGGCTAGTCGTCGGTTTTCTCTACCGAAGCATTGGTCTTCGCCTCCTTGGCTTTTATTCGACCTAATTCCGTCTCGGCCTCCTCAACGACTTGTGGATAGGCTTTGAAATTTTGGATCACGGATTCAAGAATATAAGTCGCCTGATAGGCATCCCCCAAAGCGTCAAAATTCTTCGCCATGAGTACCAGGCCCTTGGCTCCGTATTCCTTGTACGCGCTATATTCTTTGGCCAGTTTTTGTACCGCATCATTGGAGGCTTTATACGCCCCTGATTTGTTCTTAAAAAAAGCGTCATAGTACAACGCCTCAGCTGCCAGCGCTCCGGTGGCTACTTTTTGCACTTCCGCGTAAGCGTTCTCCGCTTTGGACTCATTCCCTGTTTGTAAGGCTGAACGGGCGATGATGACCTGAGCATCGGCCTTGACCGTATTGTCGATCTTGGCGTTCTGCAATACTTTTTCGGCGTAGCTCACGGCAGCTTCATACTGCTTGAGCTCATAGGTTGCTTTCATCAGGTTGGACTGAGCGAAGATGATATTCTGGCTATATTCGGCTTCATTTTCCAGACGCTTGAGCACCGGAATGGCTTGTTGATATTGCTTCTCAGCCAAATAGATCTCTCCGAGGCGCGACAGGGCCTGCTCCGTAAATTCAGTCCGACTTTTAGCGATCACATATGCGTAGTGGGGTATGGCTTTTTGTTTTTCCGCTTGCGCGAAATAAAGCTGGCCCAAATAAAAATGGGCATCGAGGGCTCGCTTTCCATTAGGGTAATCCCGAAGGTAATTTTCGAATTGGCGTATGGCAGCACCGGTGTTATTCTCCACAAAGGGTTTCTCTGCAGATGCGTAAGCGGCGTCATCGAGTTCGTTGTCCTGGATTTCCACATAATCCAATCCCGAAACCCAGTTTCCGTACTCATCCACCCGACCCAGATCGATGTATATCAACTTGGCCGAGGCTACCGCTTGCAAAGCTTCCTGGGTATTCGGATAGTCGGCTGCTACCCGCTTAAACAGGTTTAATGCCTGTTCACTCCTACCGGTGTTGTCATAAATCAAGGCTTTTTTAAGCAGCGCCCGGGGCGCGTAAGTGCTTTTGGGCAGCTCCTGGATCAACTGATCGTAGGCCGTAATGGCGGCTTCATTATTCTGAGTGGCCACTAATACGTTCCCCAGTTCATAGAGCGCATCATCCCGATAACTGGAGCCGGGAAAGTTGGCGGCAAAGCTTTTTAGCGCCTCCACCTTTTGCGCATTCTGTTTGATAAAACCATAGCTGATCGCTTTTTGGAAGGTAGCGTAATCCGTATCGGCACCGCCACGAGCGATGGCTTGATTGTAGGCTTCCAAAGCCGAGCGATAATTACTGGTCACAAAGTAACTGTCGGCCAGTCTGAGATAAGCATCCTTTAAAACTGCCAGATCCGCTCCGCTTTGGTTGGTGAACGCCTTAAAATACTGTTGTGCCGCATTGTAGTCTTTCTGTTTAAAATAGGCATACCCCAGGTTATAATCGACCATCTTGCTTTCTTCCAGACCGGATACTTCGCTGTTCTTAAATTGCTTGTACGCAATTAAGGCATCGGCGTAGTTCCCACTATTAAACAGCGATTCTGCTCGCCAGAAATGGGCTCTTGCTTTGAATGCAGCATCTCGCGGCTCTTTAAGCGACTTGTCAAATAGGCTCACGGCCTCGCGGTACTGCCCTTCGTTAAACAATTCAACACCCCGGTAAAAAGTCACTTTTTGGTAAGCAAGCTTATTGTTGAAACTACGGTTGTTCTCTAAGAGTTCAATGGCTCCGGCATAATTGCGGGAAGTGATGTAAGAGTCGATCAGTAAATCCTCTAGTTCCTGCCGGGCCAGCGTTTTGGGATAACGCTCCAGATACTCGGCAATGGCTTGTGGAGTAGGCGTGTAGGCGTTTCCTATTTCGTAGCTCAGCTTGACATAGTTTAATCCACTGTCTTCCTGAATTTGCGGACTGAAGTCCATTTCGTAGGCATTTCGAAAGGCATTCAGGGCCTCCTGTTTTCTGTCGGTTTTCAGGTAGGATTCTGCCAAATGGTAGTAGGCGTTTTGAGCCACGCTGTTGTTTCCGTCGATGATCTTATTGAATTCGGCGATGGCCTTTTCGTAGTCCTGTTGCTTGTAGTAGGCGTAACCCAATTGGTAATAGTCGGTGTTATTCCATTTACCACGCTTTCCCTGATATTCTTTGAGATAAGGTATAGCGGCCTGATACTCGCCCAGATTGAAATAGCTCTCTCCAATGATCTTATTCAACTCCGAGAGCTCCAGCCGATTGGCACTGGGTAACTGTTCTTTAGCCAATTGAATAGCCTCCTCAAAGTTGCCCAATTTGAAGTTGAGATCCGCTTTGAAATAAGCCAGTTCTTCCCGCTCGACACCGCCGGCTTCTTCGGCCGCTTCAAAAAGTTCGTCCGCTTCTTCGTAGTCATCGCTGTCATAAGCGATAAAGCCAATGTAGTACTTGGCTTGAGAGCCGTACTCTTTGGAGTCGCGCACCCGATTAAAATATTTTTTGGCCTCTTCCCCCTTTCTGGATTTGAACAGGGCATAACCTACATTAAAATTGTAGCGCTCCAGTTCCTTTCCGGATAAGTTATTTTCATTGACGAGATCGTACCATTTTTTCGCGTAAGCGTACTTGCCATTCTCAAAATAGTAATCGGCCACGTCCTTAAAGGCGCTATTCCTTTTGGTGCTGGTGGGATAGTCTTCTACAAATTCCTGCATCATGCGATCTGCACCCAATTGGTTGAGTCGAACGGCAGCGTTGGCGATGTAGTACGCGCAGTCGCCCTGAATAGTCTGATCATTGGTACTTTTGAGCACTTCATCAAAGAGTGTTTGAGAAGCCAGGTACTGTTTGCTGTTGTACAGTTCCAGGGCTTTATTGAAACGAACTAAGTCATTGGTGAAGATGGCTGTTTGTTGCGCCCAGAGTGAAGTAAATAGAAAAAAGACCAGGAGAAATGAAGCACGAGTTCTGCTCATGAAGGTGTCGTTTTAAGATTGTTTGACCCCCAAAATTAATGGGTTGCTGATTTAATAACGCAGCGGGACTATTTTAATTATATCGAGTTGTGAACCGTTTATTAAAGAACATCAAAGAGGACTCTTAGGGCACTGGTCGTCAAATGATTCATTGTTAAAAAGCTCTGTATAATGCAGCAATATCTGCTTTTGACATTGCGTTGAGATGTTTAGCTTTACAAAAATTCCAACTATGGACGAGGTTGTCCTCCATCTCTCAGACGCTTCTATTTTTCAACGGGAAAGCTTGATCCTTTCGGACGTCAATGTGACCATTCGCAAGGGTGATTTTGTGTATCTGATCGGAAAAACAGGCTCGGGCAAGAGTAGCTTTATGAAGACCTTGTACGGCGATCTTCCGTTACAAAAAGGAGAAGGTACCATCGTCGATTTTGACCTGGCCACCCTCAAGGAAAAACAGATCCCTTACCTGAGAAGAAAGTTGGGTGTCGTTTTTCAGGACTTTAAACTCCTGAACGACCGCACCGTAAAAGACAATCTCTTATTCGTGCTAAAGGCCACGGGCTGGAAAGACCAAAAAGCTATGGACAGCAAGATCGAGGAGGTACTGGATAAGGTGGGCATGAAGACCAAGGGCTTTAAATATCCTTATCAACTTTCGGGAGGGGAGCAGCAGCGCGTCGCCATAGCTCGTGCGTTGCTGAACGATCCCGAACTCATTCTGGCTGATGAGCCCACCGGAAATTTAGATCCGCAAACCAGCGTAGAGGTCATGCAGGTGCTTCAGGAGATCAATAAAAACGGAAATACCATTCTGATGGCCACTCATGATTATGCCCTCTTGCTTAAATATCCATCGAAAACCCTAAAATGCGATGGCAACAAGATCTTTGAGGTGGTCCAAAAAACGATCTGATTGACTCCACCTCAAGGAGAACTTCATCCCGAAAACAGATGCAGTACGTTCAATTAAAAAGTATAGCCAGGGCTATCTTCCCCATTCGACTGTTGCGTCGCTGGGAAACACAATTGCGCAAATTGGTGCTCTTTCGGTTTCAAGGTGATCGTTTTCTTTGCAATTGCTGTAATGAGCGTCTCGATCGATGGATTGTACTGGACGATCAGGATCTACTCTGCCCTTTTTGTGGCAGCCGCAGCAGACACAGGGCACTCATTCAATCTTTGAGCCAATCGATACCTTCAGGCACTCTTCTCCATTGCTCTCCGGCCCCGGCCCTGCAACGCTATTTTAAGAAACGGTCCCGATGGAACTACGAAACCACCGATTGGAATGGCGGCCTGGACACCGACTTTACCTACGATCTCACCGCCATAGATCGGGAAGAGGAAAGCGTAGATCTGCTCATCGCACTTCACGTTTTAGAACATATCACTGAAGATCGAAAAGCCCTTAGCGAACTACACCGGGTGCTCAGCCGGAAGGGGATCGCCATCGTGCAGACACCCTTTCAAGACGGAGACACCTACGAAGATGCCCGGATCACCGAACCAGAGGATCGTAAACGTGCTTTCGGCCAGGAAGACCATGTTCGTATTTATGCCCTCCACAATTTGGTGGATCGAATGAAACAAGCCGGTTTTCAACAGGTGGAGATCCAATCATTAGAAGACGCCTATTTGGGAATTCAACCGCAAAAGCTGTTATTTGCTTACAAATCTTAAGCATGCTCTCTGTCCTGATCCCCACCTACAATACTGCTACCGATCAGCTGGTTCACAGTTTGCTGGAACAGATGGAAAGCTGCGAAGTGGAGTTCGAAATTCGAGTGTATGATGATGGCTCCACCACCCCTACGCTGGGAGCTGAATTTCAGCATCATCCAAAAGTTATTCATGAGCGCATGGCTAAAAATCTGGGTCGCAGTGCGATTCGCAACCGCCTGGCAGCTGATGCTCTTTTCGATAACTTGCTTTTTTTAGATGCCGATGTCGCACCCAACCCCGAGCTGATCAAGAATTACCTACCGTATTGCACCACCAAGGCTGAAGTAGTCACCGGAGGCATAACCTATCCCAAATCATATCCTTCTCCACAGCAAAGCCTAAGGTATTACTACGGGAAGCAGCGGGAAGCCCGCTCATTGGAAACACGAAAAGAACACCCTTACCTCAGTTTTCTATCGCTCAATTTTCTTATCCATAGATCGGTATTTCAGCAAGTCACATTCAATGAAGAGCTCCCTAATCTAAGGCACGAGGATACGCTCTTTGGGCAGGATTTAAAGAAAGCAGGAATTCCTATTCAGCACCTTGACAATACCGTGGTCCATCTTGGACTGGAAACCAATGCCGATTTTCTAAGAAAGTCGGAGGAGGCCATTGAAGGGCTGCAGTTCATGATCGAAAGACAGATGATCAGTGCTAAGGTCGTTCGATTGAGTCGGTTGGCTACCCAATTACACCAAATAGGAGTATCCGGACTAGTGAGAAAAATTTATCAATCCTTGCGATTCCGATTAGTGAATAATCTACTCAGTGCTGAACCCTCTTTAAAAGTTTTCGACTTTTATCGACTCGGGTATTGGTTTAGCTTACAAAACGAAAAGCATGCCTAGGTATTCAGTCGTAGTCACGGTTTACAATAAGCAGGACTTCATTCAAAGTACGCTGGAAAGTGTATTGCGGCAAAGTCAGGATGATTTTGAAATATTGGTCATCGATGATGGCTCCACCGATAACTCTGCGGAGGTTATTCAGGGAATTGACGATGACCGAATCACCTATTTCTATCAGGCCAATCGGGGAGCTGCAGCGGCCCGTAACTTAGGGATCGCAGAGGCTCGATCATCCTTCATCGCTCTTATGGATGGAGATGACCTCTGGCATCCAGATTATTTAGCCACCATCGACCGCTTACATGAACGTCATCCCCTAGCCCGGGTACTTGCAACGGGCTATGAGATCAACGGTCTGCATCATACCTATCCGGCTGAGTATAGCATTTCAAAACCTAAGAATGCACAACCAGCAATGGTATCTTTCTTTGGCTCCAGTGAAATACATTCCTTACTCACCAGCAGCAGTGCGGTGATCCATCGTTCGGTGTTTGATCAGGTGGGATTTTACGATGAGACCATCACCAGTGGACAAGACACTGATCTCTGGATCCGTATTGGACTGCATTATCAAGTGGCTTTTGATCCAGAGATTCGGGTGACACTCCGATACGATAAGCAAAGTTTGAGTAAACAGAACACCTCTTTTGACACCCTTTTGGATCTGGATCGATATGCAGCAGAAGAAGCCCAACATCCGGAACTGAAAAAATTCTTAGATCTTAACCGCTTTTCTTTTGCGCTTAAGGCCAGACTTTGGAACGAGGCGGCCCAGTATAAACGCTTTCGCGAAAGCATAGACCTTACCCATCTGAATTGGAAACAACGCTTTTTGCTTCGACAACCCGCCGCGGTGCTGCGCATCTTACTGCAAGTGAAACGCTGGGCAGAACGCCGGCAGCTGTACTGGAGTGCGTTCCGTTAACCTTTTCTGCTTTTGAAGGTATCATAATCCCTCAAGTAGTCTGCTTCGTCAAAACGATCAGAAGCAATGACGAGACAAACAGCACCTGATGAAAAATCTTCCAGTTCCCGCCAGATCCCGGCCGGGATTAAAAGTCCCTCGTCCGGTTTATTGAGAATGATCTTTTTTCGCCGGGTTCCATCATCAACCATTACCTGAAAACTGCCACTTACGGCCATAAGTACCTCTTGCTGCTCGATATGCGCATGCCCCCCGCGAAAAGCCGTACTGGGAATATCGTACAGATAGTACACCCGCTGCATTTGGAAAGGGATCACCGCCTCTTCAATAACTGCCAGATTTCCGCGGGGATCTTCGATCTTGGGAATGCTCAGACGGATGCAATCGGAAATTTTAGTCGTCTTCATGGGTCAGGAGTTGTTGCCATTGGGCGGCAATATGCTGCGGGGCCAAATGGGCCACACTGGCTGCCGCATTCTTTTTGAGATGCGCGTAAAGTTCGTGATCATTGACCATACGGTGAAAGGCTTTGGCCAGTTTATCCACCTGATGATTGGGCACTAACAGGCCGTTCTCTCCATCCTGAACGATCTCCTTAGGTCCGGAGGAACAGTCGACGCTAACAACCGGAACTCCTAAGGCCAGAGCTTCGATGAGTACCCGCGGAAAGCCTTCATAGCGTGACGTCAGCGTGACAAACCGCGCCTGACTCACCACATCTCCGGGTGTCGCCACATAGGGCAAAAAACGGACGTAAGCTTCCAACCCAAGTTCGACCGACTTTTGCATCAATTTAGCCTTGTCCGGACCATCACCCATGATGATCAGGTGCATCCCGTGCCTGGCCACGCCACTCCGTGCAAAAGCCTCGAGCAATAAACTGTAATTCTTGATCTTGTCCTCCAAACGCCCGTAGGCCAGTAGATAAGGCGCACTATGAACCTGTACTCCTGAAGTCTTGAGTTGCTGAACCGCATTATGAATAGTGGTCACATTATCGAGGCCATAGCGGATTTGAAGGTGGGTCGCGATTTCTTTGGATACGCACACCCAGCGAGCCGCTTTGGCGTAAAAATGACTGATCATCCAGGGGCTGTCGGGTATATAGGTACTCAATCGCGCACTGCGAACGACAAAGAGGGTGCGATCCAAAGGAAGAATAAAACGATTGTATACGCTTTCGCGAAAGCGATTCACCCGAGGTCGGTTATCGATAATCCAATCGAATTGCTCTTCTTGAATCAGTGCACGTAAGTAACGCAGCCGCTGCAGGGTGGACCACCATCGAGGACCGGAATACCGGATCCTGCCCAGATTGTGGAGTTGACCGGCATAGGGAAAGTCCACACCATCGAGTACGGTGACAACATGTACTTCAAAATCAACAGCATCCAGCAATTGGGTGAGCAAAGCCACAGAACGTTCTGCCCCTCCTCCACTCAAGCTCTGCGTGAGTATGCAAATCTTTGTTTTATCCCTATCTTTCAAGTAGCAGAATTGAACGTTAAAGATAGCACATGCGCATCTTATTGGTTGGTGAATACAGCAGACTACACAACTCCCTCAAAGAAGGGTTGACCGCCTTGGGCCATCAGGTAAATCTGCTGGGATCCGGAGATGGTTTTAAGGACTTTCCGGTCGACATCAAGCTCGAACGCCGGTTCACGGGAGGTCTGGGCAAGAAATTTAAACTCGCTCTGCTCAAAATGTATGGCTTTGACATTTCTGAGTACCTGCTCCGCCGCGAATTCCGGGCCATGCAACATCAACTGACCGATTATGACGTGGTACAGTTGATCAATGAGAGTAGCTTTCAAACGACTCCTCGTCTCGAACTCGAGATCGCCCAGTTCTTAAAAAAACACAATAAAAAACTCTTTTTACTCTCCTGCGGCACTGACTACCCCAGTGTTTCCTACGCCTACGG includes:
- a CDS encoding amidohydrolase codes for the protein MKHTLLSLVCLAVLLFSCQSKESVDLIVTDANVYTVNDAFAKAEAFAVKDGQFVAVGSNAEILEAYEASEIMNAEGKTVLPGLIDAHCHFYRMGLGLQIADLTGTQSFQEILDILVAFGKERQPEFILGRGWDQNDWEVKEFPTKKELDELFPDTPVAITRVDGHAMLVNQKALDLAGIDATTQVEGGAIEKENGILTGILVDNPMGMVRKVIPETSRQTAIQALKDAEQLCFQYGLTTVDDAGLSRPAIELIDSLQQAGNLKMRVYAMISNTPADRDYYLDKGIFKTDRLNVRSFKVYGDGALGSRGAAMREPYSDKPGHYGAMVTPIEQINDLAQRLAASEFQMNTHAIGDSANIAVLRAYEEVLSDQEDRRWRVEHAQIISMEDFDYYEQGIIPSIQPTHATSDMYWAEDRVGEERMQGAYAFQTLLEKAGLVALGTDFPVERVNPFHTFYASVARKDLEQYPEGGFQPEQKLTREQTLRGMTIWAAYSNFEEQEKGSIEVGKLADFVIMEEDIMTVPEDRIPNLAVSATYVGGQQVYKAN
- a CDS encoding ATP-binding cassette domain-containing protein, which translates into the protein MDEVVLHLSDASIFQRESLILSDVNVTIRKGDFVYLIGKTGSGKSSFMKTLYGDLPLQKGEGTIVDFDLATLKEKQIPYLRRKLGVVFQDFKLLNDRTVKDNLLFVLKATGWKDQKAMDSKIEEVLDKVGMKTKGFKYPYQLSGGEQQRVAIARALLNDPELILADEPTGNLDPQTSVEVMQVLQEINKNGNTILMATHDYALLLKYPSKTLKCDGNKIFEVVQKTI
- a CDS encoding methyltransferase domain-containing protein, whose protein sequence is MQYVQLKSIARAIFPIRLLRRWETQLRKLVLFRFQGDRFLCNCCNERLDRWIVLDDQDLLCPFCGSRSRHRALIQSLSQSIPSGTLLHCSPAPALQRYFKKRSRWNYETTDWNGGLDTDFTYDLTAIDREEESVDLLIALHVLEHITEDRKALSELHRVLSRKGIAIVQTPFQDGDTYEDARITEPEDRKRAFGQEDHVRIYALHNLVDRMKQAGFQQVEIQSLEDAYLGIQPQKLLFAYKS
- a CDS encoding membrane metalloprotease: MSVRKIALLLLLTGLLYSCSTNEPNEETNPTTTVNLQPLGTSANELLSADVFSSMTVEIAYPENFRPTEQTLSNVRDFLESHLNKPGGIQFVETVLGNLGDGTKYSIEEIRELEAQERTLFTEEDDIAVWLFFANESSAKDQDNSVVLGTAYQNTSIVIFQKTIENITSNSTRPVNKTLLETTTINHEFGHLLGLVDLGSEPQSDHEDQDNPRHCVTEDCLMYFQTVANVFLTDAFTEAPALDDFCLADLRANGGK
- a CDS encoding TonB-dependent receptor; protein product: MNQNLLKSLLSLIVFAGALSAYAQEEQDLDTEVVNIVKPYTPSISDAFKIKATPQLDDSVNVAKKQVTYGIFSVPVASTFTPAKGKAANVKKARPVKLFDNYVTLAFGTYSSALAEFYSNYQIDRNQNFGIYLDHNSSQGNIEDVELEDKFYDTSLNLNYTSRDRDFTWRGDLDFQHQLYNWYGLEDPSLFSAEDLNNIEPRQQYYTAAVGANFEMEDSFFDGGQVKLRYFGDATSSTELRAFATPQLELPIAGELIQTKLVIDYVQGEFDRNYFNSQGINYGFLNAGLNPSLVILRDDLTVNLGIAAFVSYDIELQNTNFNLYPRITGSYRVAGEYFIAYAGLEGELRQNSYYDVVQENPFVSPILLIQPTDQAYDAYVGIKGKVSNEVSYNLRGSYTSENDRRLFKNNPRFTPADASEGYQYGNSFGLVYDDLKTTSIFGELNVDVNANFKVRINGTYYSYSTDQQEEAWNLPDLEAALFADYQISEHWFAGANLFFVGERPDQRSTSSPTVTPFPVDVTLDSYFDINAHAGYRFNDQLSAFARVNNVLGNNYQRWVNFPVQGIQAMAGATYKFDF
- a CDS encoding tetratricopeptide repeat protein, yielding MSRTRASFLLVFFLFTSLWAQQTAIFTNDLVRFNKALELYNSKQYLASQTLFDEVLKSTNDQTIQGDCAYYIANAAVRLNQLGADRMMQEFVEDYPTSTKRNSAFKDVADYYFENGKYAYAKKWYDLVNENNLSGKELERYNFNVGYALFKSRKGEEAKKYFNRVRDSKEYGSQAKYYIGFIAYDSDDYEEADELFEAAEEAGGVEREELAYFKADLNFKLGNFEEAIQLAKEQLPSANRLELSELNKIIGESYFNLGEYQAAIPYLKEYQGKRGKWNNTDYYQLGYAYYKQQDYEKAIAEFNKIIDGNNSVAQNAYYHLAESYLKTDRKQEALNAFRNAYEMDFSPQIQEDSGLNYVKLSYEIGNAYTPTPQAIAEYLERYPKTLARQELEDLLIDSYITSRNYAGAIELLENNRSFNNKLAYQKVTFYRGVELFNEGQYREAVSLFDKSLKEPRDAAFKARAHFWRAESLFNSGNYADALIAYKQFKNSEVSGLEESKMVDYNLGYAYFKQKDYNAAQQYFKAFTNQSGADLAVLKDAYLRLADSYFVTSNYRSALEAYNQAIARGGADTDYATFQKAISYGFIKQNAQKVEALKSFAANFPGSSYRDDALYELGNVLVATQNNEAAITAYDQLIQELPKSTYAPRALLKKALIYDNTGRSEQALNLFKRVAADYPNTQEALQAVASAKLIYIDLGRVDEYGNWVSGLDYVEIQDNELDDAAYASAEKPFVENNTGAAIRQFENYLRDYPNGKRALDAHFYLGQLYFAQAEKQKAIPHYAYVIAKSRTEFTEQALSRLGEIYLAEKQYQQAIPVLKRLENEAEYSQNIIFAQSNLMKATYELKQYEAAVSYAEKVLQNAKIDNTVKADAQVIIARSALQTGNESKAENAYAEVQKVATGALAAEALYYDAFFKNKSGAYKASNDAVQKLAKEYSAYKEYGAKGLVLMAKNFDALGDAYQATYILESVIQNFKAYPQVVEEAETELGRIKAKEAKTNASVEKTDD